The following are encoded in a window of Persicobacter psychrovividus genomic DNA:
- a CDS encoding GH92 family glycosyl hydrolase, with translation MLTLLGISCQKPQKETVVEQAKVDYGQMVNPFIGTSNEGNTHPGAMSPWGMTAAAPHNKDFRSRTDNPAIYEYGNPFIYSFASVNLSGIGCPVAGSIPIRVSRGDFNWSVDSFKSSYDQEKTYPGYYGVQLIDHRVEAEMTVTTRTTRFKFTAADDSEPLNIFLDLGSNLSHIKTGEAKKLAGQTIVGYQVDGEFCGVNKQTKIFYALQVEGQPSSLQLVEEAQAVDKEMVEGAKAGALFTFDPKQDKEVEVKIGISFVSAENALANLKAEQKALAFEDIKAAVGEQWNKMLGRIDIEGGAVNDRTVFYTALYHSILLPQVINDVNGDYPDREVNKVGNTEGKYTRYSTYSLWDTYRTVHPLLALVYPEEQRDMTISLVEMYKAWGWIPKWELFGYDTYCMVGDPALPVIADTYMKGITDFDVETALEGMVKSATTRENNPIRPGIKYYLDLGYLPMDDRGGDRKDFSFTNGIVWGPVSTTLEYNFSDFGIAQVAKALGKEELYQQFYKQSHSFVNLYDRETTFFRPKNKDGSWLTPYNPLDRFWDVRWKKSGGPGYVEGNAWQYAFFVPHAMDTLQQIMGEEVFASKLHQMFSEKHFDMTNEPDITFPFLFNYINGQERSTQQYVREVAEKNFFNAHNGIPGNDDAGTLSAWLVFADLGIFPDAPGIPTYQLSTPKFKKATIKLPDYVYGGKTLVIEKSAEVGRYFNRVEFADGTPVDGYSVDHQALLKGGGLKYEKRSSL, from the coding sequence ATGCTCACCCTTCTCGGGATTTCCTGTCAGAAGCCCCAAAAAGAAACGGTAGTTGAGCAGGCCAAAGTGGATTACGGGCAGATGGTCAACCCATTTATTGGAACCTCCAATGAGGGCAATACGCATCCGGGGGCAATGTCGCCTTGGGGGATGACTGCCGCCGCACCACACAACAAAGATTTCAGGAGCCGCACCGACAATCCGGCGATTTACGAGTATGGGAATCCATTTATTTACAGCTTCGCTTCTGTCAACCTTTCAGGGATTGGCTGCCCAGTGGCGGGGAGTATTCCGATCCGTGTTTCGAGGGGAGATTTCAACTGGTCGGTGGACAGCTTCAAGAGCAGCTACGATCAGGAAAAGACTTATCCTGGGTATTACGGGGTTCAGCTGATTGACCATCGTGTGGAGGCAGAAATGACGGTAACCACCCGAACCACCCGATTTAAATTTACGGCTGCTGATGATTCCGAGCCACTCAACATATTTCTCGATTTGGGTAGTAACCTTAGCCATATCAAAACTGGGGAAGCGAAGAAGCTGGCCGGTCAAACCATTGTGGGCTACCAGGTTGATGGCGAATTTTGTGGCGTAAATAAGCAGACCAAGATTTTTTACGCCTTGCAGGTTGAAGGACAGCCTTCATCTTTGCAGTTGGTGGAAGAAGCACAAGCTGTGGATAAAGAAATGGTGGAGGGCGCCAAAGCTGGGGCTTTATTTACTTTTGATCCTAAGCAGGACAAGGAAGTGGAAGTGAAGATTGGTATCTCGTTTGTGTCTGCGGAAAATGCTTTGGCAAACCTGAAAGCGGAGCAGAAGGCGCTGGCTTTTGAGGACATTAAGGCAGCAGTTGGAGAACAATGGAACAAAATGCTTGGCCGAATTGATATCGAGGGTGGGGCTGTTAATGACAGAACCGTGTTTTACACGGCGCTTTACCATTCCATTTTATTGCCACAGGTGATTAATGACGTCAATGGTGATTACCCTGATCGTGAGGTGAACAAGGTCGGTAATACCGAGGGCAAGTACACCCGTTACAGCACTTATTCGCTATGGGACACTTACCGGACAGTGCATCCTTTACTGGCTTTGGTGTACCCTGAGGAACAACGTGACATGACGATCTCACTGGTGGAAATGTACAAGGCCTGGGGCTGGATTCCTAAGTGGGAATTGTTTGGCTACGACACCTACTGTATGGTGGGCGATCCGGCTTTGCCTGTCATCGCCGATACGTATATGAAAGGAATTACGGATTTTGATGTTGAGACAGCACTTGAGGGGATGGTTAAATCAGCCACTACCCGCGAGAACAACCCTATTCGCCCAGGAATTAAATATTACCTTGATTTGGGCTATTTGCCAATGGATGACCGTGGGGGCGACCGGAAGGATTTCAGCTTTACCAATGGTATCGTATGGGGACCGGTTTCTACGACCCTGGAATATAACTTTTCTGATTTTGGGATTGCGCAGGTGGCTAAAGCCCTGGGGAAAGAGGAGCTCTATCAGCAGTTCTATAAGCAAAGCCATTCGTTTGTTAATTTATATGACCGTGAGACCACCTTCTTCCGGCCTAAAAATAAAGATGGCAGTTGGCTGACGCCCTATAATCCGCTGGATCGTTTTTGGGATGTGCGCTGGAAAAAAAGTGGCGGACCAGGTTATGTAGAGGGGAATGCCTGGCAGTATGCATTTTTTGTGCCGCATGCTATGGATACCTTGCAGCAGATTATGGGTGAAGAGGTTTTCGCCAGTAAGCTTCATCAAATGTTCAGTGAAAAGCATTTTGATATGACCAACGAGCCAGACATTACCTTTCCTTTCCTTTTCAATTACATCAATGGGCAGGAGCGCAGTACTCAACAATATGTACGCGAAGTGGCGGAGAAAAATTTCTTCAATGCGCACAATGGAATCCCAGGTAATGATGATGCCGGAACATTGAGTGCCTGGTTGGTATTTGCTGATTTGGGAATTTTCCCTGATGCACCGGGTATTCCGACCTATCAATTATCTACCCCTAAATTTAAGAAGGCGACGATCAAATTGCCTGATTATGTATATGGAGGAAAAACGCTGGTGATAGAAAAATCCGCAGAAGTGGGTCGATATTTCAACCGTGTGGAATTTGCCGATGGTACTCCTGTAGATGGCTATAGTGTTGATCATCAGGCGTTGCTGAAGGGTGGCGGTTTGAAGTATGAGAAGCGGTCGAGCCTGTAA
- a CDS encoding bifunctional aldolase/short-chain dehydrogenase, whose protein sequence is MSVKTFKHVDYLWDDAKAASMEGNEVELFLYRSNILGADLRITNYGGGNTSCKTIEKDPLTGEEVEVMWVKGSGGDIGTLTRQGIAGLYTDRLRDLKKVYRGIEHEDEMVALFNHCIFDLDSRAPSIDTPLHGLLPFKHIDHLHPDALIAIAAAEDSEAITKEIWGDTMGWVPWQRPGFDLGLQLEQCLEKNPNIRGIVLGSHGVFTWGDTSYESYINSLEVIEAASAYIEEHVGKKGPVFGGQCITSLDPANRQAQAAKIAPVLRGLCSSEQPMIGHFTDDERVLEFINSKDIDKLAPMGTSCPDHFLRTKIQPLVLTLKPEENLDGKGLVEKLTPAFEQYREEYTAYYENCKHDNSPAIRDANPVIILYPGVGMFSFAKNKQTARVASEFYINAINVMKGAEAISSYTSLPRQEAFDIEYWLLEEAKLQRMPKEQPLSRKVALITGAAGGIGKAIADKLAAEGANVVITDISEDNLATAVATYKKDVATSALCNVTDEASIREAFDAACLEFGGVDIIVHSAGLAISKPLAETTQKDWDILQDVLVKGQFLMAQVGVEVLRKQNLGGNIVNIASKNGLVSGPNNVAYGTAKAAQQHMTRLLAAELGGEKIRVNTVNPDGVIVGSKIWEGKWAEGRAKAYGIKVEDLPAHYAKRNLMNEIILPQDIANGVFALVAVLDKSTGSIVNVDGGMANAFVR, encoded by the coding sequence ATGAGTGTTAAAACTTTTAAGCACGTTGATTACCTTTGGGATGATGCTAAAGCAGCATCGATGGAAGGCAACGAAGTCGAATTATTTTTATATCGTTCAAATATATTAGGTGCTGACCTACGCATCACCAATTACGGTGGCGGAAACACAAGCTGTAAAACGATCGAAAAAGATCCTTTGACAGGTGAAGAAGTGGAAGTAATGTGGGTGAAGGGTTCAGGTGGCGACATCGGAACACTGACGCGTCAGGGAATCGCAGGATTGTACACTGACCGCCTTCGCGACCTGAAAAAAGTATATCGTGGTATTGAGCACGAAGATGAAATGGTGGCCTTGTTTAACCACTGTATTTTTGACCTCGACAGCCGTGCCCCTTCTATTGATACTCCTTTGCATGGTTTATTGCCATTTAAGCATATTGACCACCTCCACCCTGATGCCCTGATTGCCATTGCCGCTGCTGAAGACAGCGAAGCGATCACTAAAGAAATCTGGGGAGACACCATGGGATGGGTGCCTTGGCAACGTCCTGGTTTCGATTTAGGATTGCAGTTAGAGCAGTGCCTGGAGAAAAATCCAAACATCCGTGGTATTGTATTGGGTAGCCACGGGGTATTCACCTGGGGAGATACTTCTTACGAATCATACATCAACTCTTTGGAGGTGATTGAAGCCGCTTCGGCGTATATTGAAGAGCATGTGGGCAAAAAAGGCCCTGTTTTTGGTGGGCAGTGCATCACAAGCCTTGATCCTGCAAACCGTCAGGCACAGGCCGCAAAAATTGCCCCGGTATTGCGTGGGTTATGTTCAAGCGAGCAGCCTATGATCGGTCATTTTACAGATGATGAGCGCGTACTGGAATTCATCAACAGTAAAGATATCGACAAGCTTGCCCCTATGGGTACTTCTTGTCCGGATCACTTCTTGCGTACAAAAATTCAGCCTTTGGTATTGACCCTGAAGCCTGAAGAAAATTTGGATGGCAAAGGACTGGTAGAAAAATTAACGCCTGCTTTTGAGCAGTACCGTGAGGAGTACACCGCCTATTATGAAAACTGCAAGCACGATAACAGCCCGGCGATCCGTGATGCCAACCCGGTCATTATCCTTTACCCTGGTGTGGGGATGTTCAGTTTTGCAAAAAACAAACAGACCGCTCGTGTGGCTTCGGAATTTTACATCAATGCCATCAACGTAATGAAAGGTGCTGAGGCAATCTCAAGCTACACTTCATTGCCGCGTCAGGAGGCTTTTGATATTGAGTACTGGCTATTGGAAGAAGCAAAGCTTCAGCGTATGCCAAAAGAGCAGCCATTATCACGCAAAGTAGCCCTGATTACGGGTGCTGCGGGCGGTATTGGAAAAGCTATTGCGGATAAATTAGCCGCAGAAGGTGCCAATGTCGTGATCACAGATATTTCTGAAGATAACCTGGCCACTGCCGTAGCAACTTACAAAAAGGATGTCGCTACCAGCGCGCTTTGTAATGTTACTGATGAGGCTTCTATCCGCGAAGCATTTGATGCTGCCTGTCTGGAATTTGGCGGGGTGGACATCATTGTTCATTCAGCAGGTCTGGCGATCAGTAAGCCGTTGGCGGAAACAACACAAAAAGACTGGGATATCCTTCAGGACGTTTTGGTAAAGGGACAGTTCCTGATGGCACAAGTTGGTGTTGAAGTGCTGAGAAAGCAAAACCTCGGTGGTAATATTGTCAATATCGCCTCGAAAAACGGATTGGTTTCCGGACCTAATAATGTGGCTTACGGAACTGCAAAAGCAGCTCAGCAACACATGACCCGACTGTTAGCTGCGGAATTGGGCGGAGAAAAAATCCGTGTCAATACTGTAAATCCTGACGGCGTAATCGTCGGAAGTAAAATCTGGGAAGGCAAGTGGGCTGAAGGCCGTGCCAAAGCTTACGGCATTAAAGTCGAAGACCTGCCTGCACACTATGCTAAGCGTAACCTGATGAATGAAATTATTCTTCCTCAGGATATTGCCAATGGCGTTTTTGCTTTGGTGGCTGTTTTGGATAAAAGCACTGGAAGCATTGTAAATGTAGATGGCGGAATGGCCAATGCCTTTGTGAGATAA
- a CDS encoding AraC family transcriptional regulator yields the protein MEDFFKYLLPSADDERLGIFISSVGHGTVAPEMVYPDPQHPLGYYFSWEKGRKLTEYQVLYIARGSGVLEIEDRTINVTEGGVMVIPPNIWHRYRPDKSVGWEEYFVGFSGEFASRFLAHSILEDQFYFNSGTSFTLQHLLDSLMDIAKMESVAFQQIASGLLMQFVGHLIKRERKKTGDFDRTKRIVDQAKIFIQSDQYEEEDLKGFCKERGMSYSFFRKLFKDYTGFSPHQYYLNFKILKAKEMLLSTDYQVKEVAYQLGFSSIYYFSRLFKSKTGVSPKAFKG from the coding sequence ATGGAAGATTTTTTCAAATATTTATTACCAAGTGCTGACGATGAGCGGCTCGGAATATTCATTTCCAGTGTTGGGCATGGAACGGTGGCACCGGAGATGGTTTACCCGGATCCGCAGCACCCTTTGGGCTATTATTTTTCCTGGGAAAAGGGGCGGAAACTAACGGAGTATCAGGTATTGTATATTGCCCGTGGCAGTGGGGTGCTTGAGATTGAAGACCGCACGATAAATGTTACTGAGGGCGGGGTAATGGTCATTCCACCAAATATTTGGCACCGTTATCGTCCGGATAAATCCGTCGGTTGGGAGGAGTATTTTGTGGGTTTCAGTGGAGAATTTGCTTCGCGATTTTTGGCGCATTCAATACTGGAAGATCAGTTTTATTTTAACTCAGGAACTTCCTTTACATTACAGCATTTGCTCGATAGTTTGATGGACATCGCGAAGATGGAATCGGTGGCTTTTCAGCAGATTGCCAGTGGCCTTTTAATGCAGTTTGTCGGACACTTAATAAAGCGGGAGCGCAAGAAAACCGGTGACTTTGACCGTACCAAACGGATTGTAGATCAGGCCAAAATATTTATACAAAGTGACCAGTATGAGGAGGAGGATTTGAAAGGTTTCTGTAAGGAGCGGGGCATGTCTTATTCCTTTTTCCGAAAGCTGTTCAAAGACTACACGGGCTTTTCGCCACATCAGTATTACCTGAATTTTAAGATTCTGAAAGCCAAGGAGATGTTGCTGAGCACGGATTATCAGGTGAAGGAGGTCGCTTATCAGTTGGGCTTTTCCTCCATTTATTATTTTTCCCGCCTGTTTAAATCTAAAACAGGGGTGAGTCCGAAGGCTTTTAAAGGGTGA
- a CDS encoding (Fe-S)-binding protein yields the protein MKVGLFIPCYVDQFYPQVGKATFRLLQHFGMQVSVPLQQTCCGQPMANSGFECESVKTLQHQFSLFADCEYIVAPSASCIMHIREMGEKDYLSPEDKAIAHRFLDFTEFMHRFKLIDQYEGQSQAKVVLHKSCHGLRGMGLGQCSESMTPADNLQLELLKKVEGIQMITPNRADECCGFGGTFAVSEEAISVRMGRDRLQDYISSGAEIITSGDMSCMMHLEGIIKREKLPVKVKHLAEILFESVHLHKKQAQHVASY from the coding sequence ATGAAAGTAGGATTATTTATCCCTTGCTACGTGGACCAATTTTATCCACAGGTAGGCAAGGCCACCTTCAGATTACTCCAACACTTCGGAATGCAGGTCAGTGTGCCATTGCAACAAACCTGCTGCGGCCAACCGATGGCCAACTCAGGCTTTGAATGTGAATCCGTTAAAACCCTTCAGCATCAATTTTCCCTTTTTGCTGACTGTGAATATATCGTCGCTCCTTCCGCAAGCTGCATTATGCATATTCGGGAGATGGGCGAAAAAGACTACCTTTCCCCTGAAGACAAAGCCATTGCGCACCGCTTTTTGGACTTTACCGAATTTATGCACCGCTTCAAACTCATCGACCAATACGAGGGCCAATCGCAGGCCAAAGTGGTCCTGCACAAAAGCTGCCATGGACTCAGAGGAATGGGGCTCGGGCAATGCTCGGAATCAATGACCCCCGCCGATAACCTGCAGCTTGAACTGCTCAAAAAAGTGGAGGGCATCCAGATGATCACCCCGAACAGAGCCGACGAATGTTGTGGCTTCGGTGGAACTTTTGCCGTTTCCGAGGAAGCAATTTCAGTGCGTATGGGCCGTGACCGCCTTCAGGATTATATCTCTTCTGGCGCTGAAATCATCACCTCCGGGGATATGTCCTGCATGATGCACCTCGAAGGGATTATCAAGCGGGAAAAGCTGCCGGTAAAGGTGAAGCACCTTGCCGAGATTTTGTTTGAGTCTGTTCACCTTCACAAAAAACAAGCACAGCATGTCGCAAGTTATTGA
- a CDS encoding lactate utilization protein B — protein sequence MSQVIDHPKNAAIFNKDAERVSWHDKALWHVREKRDVSAASIPEWEELRSLASQIKKHTLSKLDHYLLEFEAKASANGIKVHWAEDAEAHNQIVASILKEAKATQVVKSKSMLTEECGLNHHLEAQGVSIIDTDLGERIVQLAGEHPSHIVLPAIHKKKEEVSALFHEKLQTEKGNNDPDYLTKAARKHLREKFMKAEAAITGVNFAVAETGGFVVCTNEGNVDMGTNIAPIHIACMGIEKLIPKMEHLGVFLRLLARSATGQAITTYSSHFHRPRKGQQMHLILVDNKRTEQLNRPKFRASLNCIRCGACMNTCPIYRRSGGHSYEHIIPGPIGSILSPGKDLKKYSSLPFASTLCGSCSNVCPVKIDIHTQLYEWRQIIGKEQSLNKTKRKINQWTGTLMAKPKAFHGFGKIARTSLRILPDALINNPLNVWGKQRDLPEAPKESFLEWYKNNEQHES from the coding sequence ATGTCGCAAGTTATTGATCACCCAAAAAATGCCGCCATCTTTAATAAAGATGCCGAGCGCGTCAGTTGGCACGATAAAGCCCTGTGGCATGTGCGTGAGAAGCGCGATGTCTCTGCGGCAAGCATTCCCGAATGGGAAGAATTAAGGAGCCTTGCTTCGCAGATCAAAAAGCACACCCTCTCGAAGCTCGACCACTACCTGCTGGAATTTGAAGCCAAAGCTTCGGCCAATGGCATTAAAGTTCATTGGGCAGAGGACGCCGAGGCGCATAATCAAATTGTAGCTTCCATTCTGAAGGAAGCAAAGGCCACACAGGTGGTTAAAAGTAAGTCGATGCTGACCGAAGAATGTGGACTGAACCACCACCTCGAGGCTCAGGGAGTAAGCATTATCGATACCGACCTTGGAGAGCGTATTGTACAGCTTGCAGGAGAGCACCCCAGCCATATTGTGCTGCCTGCCATCCATAAAAAGAAAGAGGAAGTCAGTGCGCTGTTCCATGAAAAACTACAGACGGAAAAGGGGAATAATGACCCGGATTACCTGACAAAAGCAGCCCGGAAACACCTCCGTGAAAAGTTCATGAAGGCAGAAGCAGCCATTACAGGCGTGAATTTTGCCGTGGCGGAGACCGGTGGGTTTGTGGTCTGTACCAATGAAGGCAATGTGGATATGGGAACCAATATCGCACCGATTCATATTGCCTGTATGGGCATTGAAAAACTGATTCCTAAAATGGAACACCTTGGCGTATTTCTGCGGCTGCTTGCCCGTAGCGCCACCGGACAGGCCATTACCACTTACAGCTCGCATTTCCATCGGCCGCGCAAGGGGCAGCAAATGCACCTGATTTTAGTGGACAATAAACGTACAGAACAACTCAACCGCCCTAAGTTTCGGGCATCGCTGAACTGTATCCGCTGTGGTGCCTGCATGAATACCTGCCCTATCTACCGACGCAGTGGCGGCCACAGCTATGAACATATCATTCCTGGCCCTATCGGTTCTATATTATCACCAGGAAAAGATTTAAAAAAATACAGCAGCCTGCCTTTCGCTTCTACACTTTGCGGTTCATGCAGCAATGTATGTCCTGTAAAAATCGATATCCATACCCAATTATATGAATGGCGACAAATTATTGGAAAGGAACAATCACTCAACAAGACCAAACGGAAGATTAATCAGTGGACGGGAACGTTAATGGCCAAGCCCAAGGCCTTTCATGGTTTTGGGAAAATTGCCAGAACTTCCCTGCGCATTTTACCGGATGCCCTGATTAACAACCCGCTGAATGTTTGGGGAAAGCAGCGGGATTTACCTGAGGCACCCAAAGAAAGCTTCTTGGAATGGTACAAAAACAACGAACAACATGAGTCATAA
- a CDS encoding LutC/YkgG family protein has protein sequence MSHKAAIIDRIQSIQLEEAPLPVIPRFKYPEGETISTFVAMAEKAGARVLCTENEAHTYAVINGKVTGQKHYYSAFHDSKPLQDATTEELAELTVAIYKAPLGVAENGAVWIGEDALPQRVGIAIVEQLVIVVKVDNIVYNMHEAYQTIEPQALGYGVFVSGPSKTADIEQSLVVGAHGACGLTVIVEK, from the coding sequence ATGAGTCATAAAGCAGCAATCATCGACCGTATTCAATCCATCCAGTTGGAAGAGGCCCCATTGCCTGTTATTCCCCGCTTCAAATACCCTGAAGGTGAAACCATCAGTACTTTTGTGGCCATGGCGGAAAAAGCTGGCGCGCGGGTACTCTGTACCGAAAATGAAGCGCACACCTATGCGGTAATCAATGGGAAGGTTACTGGGCAGAAGCACTACTACTCGGCTTTTCATGACTCAAAACCACTACAGGATGCCACGACTGAAGAGCTTGCCGAACTAACGGTAGCCATATATAAGGCACCGCTTGGCGTGGCAGAAAATGGGGCGGTTTGGATCGGCGAAGATGCCCTGCCCCAGCGGGTAGGAATTGCCATTGTCGAGCAGCTGGTGATTGTGGTTAAAGTCGACAATATTGTATACAATATGCATGAAGCCTATCAAACCATTGAACCACAGGCGCTCGGTTACGGCGTATTTGTTTCCGGGCCTTCCAAAACTGCGGATATAGAACAGTCGTTGGTGGTCGGTGCCCATGGTGCTTGTGGCTTGACGGTAATCGTAGAAAAATAA
- a CDS encoding RNA polymerase sigma-70 factor, whose translation MTNLSDIELLQKIRNGEDYYFNLLFRKYYSKLYYFAIEFVKDEFEVESIVQNAFIKVWEKRHDLNDNSNLNAYLHTIVKNACLKYLNQQAKHRSVPLEEEAVQREIYALSQFESEKLSIGEITEKITTVLSSLSPRCKEIFLKSKRDNLKNKEIAEDLNISIKSVEANITRAKKSIKSQIVQKLALLLFLIDQMADFLF comes from the coding sequence ATGACGAATCTATCGGATATAGAACTTTTACAGAAAATCAGAAACGGTGAAGATTATTACTTTAACTTATTGTTCAGGAAGTATTACTCTAAGTTGTATTATTTTGCGATTGAATTCGTTAAAGACGAATTTGAGGTGGAATCTATTGTACAGAATGCTTTTATTAAGGTTTGGGAAAAGCGCCATGATTTAAACGATAACTCCAATCTTAATGCCTATCTGCATACCATCGTAAAGAACGCCTGCCTGAAGTACCTTAATCAGCAAGCCAAACACCGTAGTGTGCCACTTGAGGAAGAAGCGGTACAGCGGGAAATTTATGCATTATCTCAGTTTGAATCTGAAAAATTGAGCATAGGAGAAATTACAGAAAAAATCACCACTGTACTCTCTTCTTTAAGCCCAAGATGTAAAGAAATTTTCTTGAAAAGTAAGCGGGATAATTTAAAAAATAAGGAGATTGCTGAAGACCTCAACATCTCCATTAAAAGTGTGGAGGCTAATATCACAAGAGCCAAAAAATCAATCAAGTCGCAAATTGTCCAAAAGTTGGCATTGCTGTTATTCTTGATTGATCAAATGGCTGATTTTTTATTTTAA
- a CDS encoding DUF4861 family protein yields the protein MCNKYLYSIRKMALLILGGVLFSCQSAEESTPLSLTFKNENATELAQVVTMPRAEVLKKLGDIPAGTLPVLFDGEQAIPVQFDDLDQDGQWDEFSVWAFVGAEQEKTYAVKFMKNDELPAFKAFTDVHFGVKPSKEEGVRPVLKATIKKDELPWDADFYPYQADGPMWENDQIGFRQYFDGRNCKDVFGKRTADLSLHKIGFDAKGNPEDNYHVLADWGRDIMQVGSSLGAGSLAMEVDGKMYRLGTKINAKRNNVDSTKFTMINRGPIRGIFKLDYFGWDVAGEKINVSEIIYINRGEHCYRSTVTASGFEGERTLISGMVHLNNDFPVTKQLVNGKEVLMSHDKQTYNKEFYMGLALVVDAKQLKAVELAPAKGDGITSTYCAKTNVKAGQAYHTQFFATWGMQDERFRKADYFQQFVVGAVGVKPIVLI from the coding sequence ATGTGTAATAAATATTTGTACTCCATCAGAAAAATGGCCCTCCTGATTTTAGGAGGTGTACTTTTTTCCTGTCAGTCGGCTGAAGAATCGACGCCCCTGTCTTTGACCTTCAAAAATGAAAACGCCACCGAGCTCGCGCAGGTGGTAACCATGCCCCGCGCTGAAGTATTGAAGAAATTAGGTGATATCCCTGCAGGAACCTTGCCCGTGTTGTTTGACGGGGAGCAGGCGATTCCCGTTCAGTTTGATGACCTTGATCAGGATGGTCAATGGGATGAGTTTTCAGTCTGGGCTTTTGTGGGCGCTGAACAGGAAAAAACCTATGCGGTGAAATTCATGAAAAATGATGAGCTGCCCGCTTTCAAAGCGTTTACAGATGTGCATTTTGGCGTGAAGCCATCGAAAGAAGAAGGCGTGCGTCCTGTATTGAAGGCGACGATCAAAAAGGATGAATTGCCATGGGATGCAGATTTTTACCCTTATCAGGCGGATGGCCCGATGTGGGAGAATGATCAGATAGGTTTCCGTCAGTATTTTGATGGAAGAAACTGTAAAGATGTTTTCGGCAAACGGACGGCAGATTTATCGCTGCATAAAATTGGCTTTGATGCCAAAGGGAACCCTGAAGATAATTACCACGTGCTCGCAGATTGGGGCCGTGACATTATGCAAGTGGGCAGTTCACTTGGTGCGGGCTCATTGGCTATGGAAGTGGATGGCAAGATGTATCGCTTGGGTACCAAAATCAACGCCAAGCGCAATAATGTGGATTCCACCAAGTTTACCATGATTAACCGTGGCCCTATCCGAGGAATTTTCAAATTGGATTATTTCGGATGGGATGTTGCCGGGGAGAAAATCAACGTCAGTGAAATTATTTATATTAATCGTGGCGAGCACTGTTACCGATCTACTGTTACCGCCTCAGGTTTTGAAGGAGAACGCACCTTGATTTCAGGGATGGTTCACCTGAACAACGATTTCCCGGTGACAAAGCAGTTGGTTAACGGCAAGGAAGTGTTGATGTCGCATGATAAGCAGACTTACAACAAAGAATTTTACATGGGGCTGGCTTTGGTTGTGGATGCAAAGCAACTGAAGGCGGTGGAGTTGGCGCCGGCAAAAGGCGATGGCATTACGAGTACTTATTGTGCCAAAACCAATGTTAAAGCTGGGCAAGCCTATCACACACAGTTCTTTGCCACTTGGGGGATGCAGGATGAGCGTTTCAGAAAGGCTGATTATTTTCAGCAGTTTGTCGTTGGTGCTGTGGGCGTAAAACCAATAGTGTTAATTTAA